A genomic window from Caballeronia sp. SBC1 includes:
- a CDS encoding glycosyltransferase WbuB — MRILIYGLNYAPELTGTGKYTAEMAEALQQKGHDVRVVCAPPYYPEWKIAKGYSGSRGSRETRNQVRIWRAPLWVPAHPSGLKRMIHLASFAAASLPALVLQAWWRPDVVMSIAPTMLNAPAALALARLTGAHSWLHIQDFEVDAAFDLGLLKGKRAGRFARMVESALLRRFDVVSTISDKMAERAMAKGVAPSNAFRLPNWVDISAIYPLDRTNKYRDELNIPESAKVVLYSGNMGAKQGIEVLAGAAAALAARQDIVFVFCGNGATKAELEKGCEHLSNCRFIPLQPLTRLNELLNLADIHVLPQRGDASDLVMPSKLTGMFASGRVVIAMARPGTELFNIVKPRGVVVPPENVQALSDAIETLVADPEQRAILGAEGRAFAELNLSPGWVLGRLDEKLRALKGEAAAGRFSERKEAKAASAASPSSKASSAVKLVEIEKID, encoded by the coding sequence ATGAGAATCCTTATCTACGGGCTCAACTACGCGCCCGAGTTGACGGGAACCGGCAAATACACCGCCGAGATGGCGGAGGCTTTGCAGCAGAAGGGGCACGACGTTCGCGTTGTGTGCGCGCCTCCGTATTATCCGGAATGGAAGATTGCCAAGGGTTATTCGGGCTCTCGCGGTTCGCGCGAAACACGCAACCAGGTGCGCATCTGGCGCGCGCCGTTGTGGGTGCCGGCCCATCCGAGCGGTCTCAAGCGCATGATCCATCTCGCGTCATTTGCGGCGGCCTCGTTGCCTGCGTTGGTCTTGCAGGCGTGGTGGCGTCCGGACGTAGTGATGTCGATTGCCCCGACCATGCTCAACGCGCCGGCCGCGCTCGCGCTCGCGCGTTTGACGGGCGCGCATTCATGGCTGCATATTCAGGATTTCGAAGTAGATGCCGCGTTTGATCTCGGCCTGCTTAAGGGGAAACGCGCGGGACGCTTTGCGCGCATGGTCGAAAGCGCGCTTTTGCGCCGGTTCGACGTTGTCTCAACGATCTCGGACAAGATGGCTGAGCGCGCGATGGCAAAAGGCGTTGCCCCGTCGAATGCGTTCCGCCTGCCGAACTGGGTGGATATCAGCGCTATCTATCCGCTTGATCGCACGAACAAGTATCGCGATGAATTGAACATACCGGAGAGCGCGAAGGTCGTGCTTTACTCCGGCAACATGGGCGCGAAGCAGGGCATTGAAGTGCTGGCAGGCGCAGCGGCTGCGCTGGCTGCGCGTCAGGACATCGTGTTCGTGTTCTGCGGGAATGGCGCGACCAAGGCGGAGTTGGAGAAGGGCTGCGAGCATTTGTCCAACTGCCGGTTTATTCCGCTGCAACCATTGACGCGCCTGAACGAACTGCTCAATCTCGCCGATATCCACGTGCTCCCGCAACGCGGTGACGCGTCCGATCTCGTCATGCCGTCAAAACTCACGGGCATGTTCGCGAGCGGACGCGTGGTGATTGCAATGGCGCGTCCCGGGACTGAGCTTTTTAACATCGTGAAGCCGCGCGGCGTGGTCGTGCCGCCAGAGAATGTGCAGGCATTGTCCGATGCTATCGAGACGCTCGTGGCCGATCCGGAGCAGCGCGCTATCCTCGGCGCTGAAGGCCGTGCATTCGCGGAGTTGAATTTGTCGCCAGGCTGGGTGCTCGGGCGACTGGATGAAAAGCTGCGTGCGTTAAAGGGCGAAGCTGCGGCGGGGCGGTTCAGCGAACGCAAGGAAGCGAAGGCCGCGAGCGCGGCAAGCCCATCGTCCAAGGCGAGTTCCGCAGTGAAACTGGTGGAGATCGAGAAGATCGATTGA
- a CDS encoding glycosyltransferase family 4 protein, whose amino-acid sequence MNATVTIFHNVVWSRHKGAVLSALHNISGSGSIKYSMVQIADTEHDRIGFSDVDYSFHSYPMRKLYNGCYEDVPTWRMTARLTWEVLTAKTDLVVLPGYHRPEYWAMMAACILTGKRRAVFVDSTGRDRPRRMLTSIPKRVFFSLCDGYFGFGERSREYLMSLGAKQEKIFIPCQAAALPRSFSPERALPDRLHYRTGNKPIFLYVGRLSPEKGIGTLIDAFRGLKERIPEAALRIVGTGPMGDELKAKVASMGLSDSVTFLGSLQDEPLSIEYFSATCMVLPSMSEPWGLVVNEALSHGCPSVVSESCGCVPELVIDGVSGYAFPAGDVPAMQRTMLKSIEAFADTARAAKQCMDVIQHFDPPSAAANIARGCAMMLSD is encoded by the coding sequence ATGAACGCTACGGTCACCATTTTTCATAACGTCGTCTGGTCGCGGCACAAAGGCGCGGTGCTGTCCGCGCTGCACAACATATCCGGGTCCGGTTCGATCAAGTATTCGATGGTTCAGATCGCCGACACGGAGCATGACCGCATCGGCTTCTCTGACGTGGACTATTCGTTCCACAGCTATCCGATGCGCAAGCTCTACAACGGCTGCTATGAAGACGTGCCGACCTGGCGCATGACGGCTCGCCTCACGTGGGAAGTGCTGACCGCGAAGACGGATCTCGTGGTGCTGCCGGGTTATCACCGTCCCGAGTACTGGGCGATGATGGCCGCATGCATTTTGACGGGCAAGCGCCGCGCCGTGTTCGTCGATTCGACCGGACGCGACCGGCCGCGCAGGATGTTGACGTCCATTCCGAAGCGCGTGTTTTTCTCGTTATGCGACGGTTATTTCGGCTTCGGCGAACGCAGCCGCGAGTATTTGATGTCGCTTGGCGCGAAGCAGGAAAAGATCTTTATTCCGTGCCAGGCTGCCGCCCTGCCGCGCTCGTTTTCGCCCGAGCGCGCGTTGCCGGACCGGTTGCATTATCGAACCGGCAACAAGCCCATTTTCCTGTATGTCGGCCGTCTGTCTCCAGAGAAGGGCATTGGCACGCTGATCGATGCGTTCCGCGGTTTGAAGGAACGGATTCCCGAGGCAGCGCTGCGCATTGTAGGCACCGGTCCGATGGGTGACGAACTCAAGGCGAAGGTGGCTTCAATGGGCCTGTCCGACTCCGTTACGTTCCTGGGCAGTCTGCAGGACGAACCGTTGTCGATCGAATACTTCAGCGCTACCTGCATGGTGTTGCCGAGCATGAGCGAACCTTGGGGGCTGGTGGTCAACGAGGCGCTTAGCCACGGCTGTCCGTCGGTGGTGAGCGAGAGTTGCGGGTGCGTACCGGAACTCGTGATCGACGGCGTGTCGGGTTATGCGTTTCCGGCTGGCGACGTGCCTGCCATGCAACGCACGATGCTCAAGTCGATCGAGGCTTTTGCCGACACGGCACGCGCAGCGAAGCAATGCATGGACGTGATCCAGCATTTCGATCCGCCGTCCGCTGCGGCGAACATTGCGCGGGGCTGCGCGATGATGTTAAGCGACTGA
- a CDS encoding GDP-L-fucose synthase has translation MDKNARIFVAGHRGMVGSALVRRLTSEGYRNIITRTKSQLDLTDQVGVNMFFEKENIDVVLLAAAKVGGILANSTLPASFIYENLTIETNVIHAACRWNVSKLVFFGSSCIYPKACPQPIKEEYLLTSPLEPTNEAYAIAKIAGLKLCEAYNRQYGCKFVSLMPTNLYGPNDNYDLKSSHVLPALIRKAHEAKLNGDSTLTVWGSGTPRREFMHVDDLAGAAVFLMESGRTEGVFNVGVGEDLSIHELAETVCRVVGFQGQLVFDASKPDGTMRKLLDVSKLGEMGWVASTGLEQGIRATYQDFLQRYEALSQQPAHA, from the coding sequence ATGGATAAAAACGCACGCATTTTTGTAGCGGGTCACCGCGGCATGGTCGGCTCGGCGCTAGTCCGGCGCCTGACCAGCGAGGGGTATCGCAACATCATCACGCGCACCAAGTCGCAGCTCGACCTGACTGACCAGGTCGGGGTCAACATGTTCTTCGAGAAGGAGAACATTGACGTGGTGTTGCTCGCGGCGGCGAAGGTCGGCGGCATTCTCGCGAATTCGACGTTGCCGGCGTCGTTTATCTACGAGAACCTCACGATCGAAACCAACGTGATTCATGCGGCCTGCCGCTGGAATGTGTCGAAGCTGGTGTTCTTCGGTTCTTCCTGCATCTACCCGAAGGCCTGCCCGCAGCCGATCAAGGAAGAGTACCTGCTGACCTCGCCGCTCGAGCCGACCAACGAGGCGTACGCCATCGCGAAGATCGCGGGGTTGAAGCTCTGCGAAGCTTATAACCGCCAGTACGGTTGCAAGTTCGTCTCGCTGATGCCGACGAACCTGTACGGTCCGAACGACAACTACGACCTGAAGAGCAGCCACGTGCTGCCGGCGTTAATCCGCAAGGCGCATGAAGCGAAGCTGAACGGTGACAGCACGCTGACGGTATGGGGCTCGGGCACGCCGCGCCGCGAGTTCATGCACGTGGACGATCTGGCCGGAGCCGCCGTGTTCCTGATGGAAAGCGGACGGACCGAGGGCGTTTTCAACGTGGGTGTGGGTGAGGACCTGTCCATTCACGAGCTGGCGGAGACCGTCTGCCGCGTGGTGGGCTTCCAGGGCCAGCTCGTGTTCGACGCGAGCAAGCCGGACGGCACCATGAGAAAGCTGCTGGATGTGTCGAAGCTGGGCGAGATGGGTTGGGTCGCGTCGACGGGGCTCGAGCAGGGCATCCGGGCGACCTACCAGGACTTCCTGCAGCGCTACGAGGCGCTAAGCCAGCAACCGGCACACGCGTGA